One Oleidesulfovibrio alaskensis DSM 16109 genomic region harbors:
- a CDS encoding TrmH family RNA methyltransferase: MTRERTSERVEKIKRVLSLRQKDLTLVLANIHDPHNVSAIYRSCDAFGVSRVHLYYTDTPFPPLSGRSSASARKWVETERHEDPAQLAAALRKKGCRILATSCSPSARPLREWDMTGPTAIIMGNEHRGVDAELMEIVDGEVYIPMFGMIQSFNVSVAAAVILSEASRQRQQAGKYETPTYTEEEYAAVLEEWLAK, from the coding sequence ATGACCAGAGAACGTACTTCAGAAAGGGTGGAGAAAATCAAGAGGGTGCTGTCGCTGAGGCAGAAAGACCTTACTCTTGTGCTTGCAAATATACACGATCCGCACAATGTGTCGGCCATCTACCGCAGCTGCGACGCTTTCGGCGTTTCCAGAGTCCATCTGTACTATACGGATACCCCTTTTCCCCCGCTCAGCGGACGCTCTTCGGCATCTGCCCGCAAATGGGTGGAGACTGAAAGGCACGAAGATCCGGCACAGCTGGCCGCTGCGCTCAGAAAAAAAGGATGCCGTATTCTTGCCACCAGCTGTTCGCCCTCGGCCCGGCCGCTGCGCGAATGGGACATGACCGGTCCCACGGCGATCATTATGGGCAACGAACACCGCGGGGTGGACGCCGAGCTTATGGAAATAGTGGACGGTGAAGTCTATATCCCCATGTTCGGCATGATTCAGAGCTTCAATGTCTCGGTGGCTGCGGCTGTTATTTTGTCCGAGGCTTCGCGGCAGCGTCAGCAGGCGGGTAAATACGAGACTCCCACATATACCGAAGAAGAATACGCTGCGGTGCTGGAAGAGTGGCTGGCAAAATAA
- a CDS encoding sodium:proton antiporter: MTAVFTLTAVCLLPCLALAAGGHGAPHLDGAELGVMWVIPFACMLLSIAIFPLTAPHFWHHNFGKVAAFWALAFIIPFTVKFGFSLALYEVIHTLFLEYIPFIILLLSLFTVAGGVRLKGSLVGTPVVNTGLLLIGTVLASWMGTTGAAMLLIRPLLRANAHRKYKVHSVVFFIFLVANIGGSLTPLGDPPLFLGFLKGVSFFWTTIHMLVPMLFVAAILLALFFVVDTMLFAKEGKPVPPTDASGEKLGLEGKINLLLLVGVVGAVLLSGLWKPGISLDLYHVPVELQNIVRDVLLLVIAGLSLKLTDPESRRKNDFNWFPIIEVAKLFSGIFISMIPAIAILKAGESGALRSVIEMVSHNGQPVNVMYFWLTGLLSSFLDNAPTYLVFFNTAGGDAVHLMNDLSHTLLAISAGAVFMGANTYIGNAPNFMVRSIAEDQGVKMPSFFGYMMWSGGILIPVFILVTFVFF, encoded by the coding sequence ATGACCGCAGTGTTCACACTCACGGCGGTTTGTCTGCTGCCCTGTCTGGCGCTGGCTGCAGGCGGGCATGGTGCTCCTCATCTTGACGGGGCTGAACTGGGCGTCATGTGGGTTATTCCCTTTGCCTGCATGCTGCTCTCCATCGCCATATTCCCCCTCACCGCACCCCATTTCTGGCATCACAACTTCGGCAAGGTGGCTGCGTTCTGGGCATTGGCATTCATCATTCCCTTCACTGTAAAATTCGGTTTTTCACTGGCGCTGTACGAAGTTATTCATACTCTTTTCCTTGAATACATACCCTTTATCATACTGCTGCTGTCTTTGTTCACAGTTGCAGGCGGGGTACGCCTGAAAGGTTCTCTGGTGGGCACCCCTGTGGTCAACACTGGCCTGCTGCTCATCGGTACCGTACTGGCCAGCTGGATGGGTACCACCGGTGCCGCCATGCTGCTCATCCGTCCGCTGCTGCGCGCCAACGCACACCGCAAATACAAGGTGCATTCCGTCGTATTCTTCATTTTCCTTGTGGCCAACATCGGCGGTTCGCTGACTCCGCTGGGTGACCCGCCTCTGTTCCTCGGCTTCCTGAAGGGCGTGTCCTTCTTCTGGACCACCATCCATATGCTGGTCCCCATGCTGTTTGTGGCTGCAATCCTGCTGGCACTCTTCTTCGTTGTCGACACCATGCTGTTCGCCAAGGAAGGCAAGCCGGTTCCCCCCACCGACGCATCCGGTGAAAAGCTGGGACTGGAAGGCAAGATCAACCTGCTCCTGCTGGTTGGCGTTGTCGGCGCGGTACTGCTGAGCGGTCTGTGGAAGCCCGGCATCAGCCTTGATCTCTACCACGTGCCGGTTGAACTTCAGAACATTGTCCGCGATGTCCTGCTGCTGGTCATCGCCGGTCTGTCTCTGAAGCTTACCGATCCTGAAAGCCGCAGAAAGAACGACTTCAACTGGTTCCCCATCATCGAAGTCGCCAAGCTCTTCTCCGGCATTTTCATCTCCATGATTCCGGCCATCGCCATTCTGAAGGCCGGAGAATCCGGTGCACTGCGCAGTGTTATTGAAATGGTGAGCCACAACGGCCAGCCTGTGAACGTGATGTACTTCTGGCTCACGGGCCTGCTGTCCAGCTTCCTTGACAACGCGCCCACCTACCTTGTGTTCTTCAACACCGCAGGCGGCGACGCCGTGCACCTGATGAACGACCTGTCACACACGCTGCTGGCCATTTCCGCCGGTGCTGTGTTCATGGGGGCCAACACCTATATCGGTAACGCTCCCAACTTCATGGTACGTTCCATCGCTGAAGATCAGGGCGTCAAGATGCCCAGCTTCTTCGGCTACATGATGTGGTCGGGCGGTATCCTTATCCCCGTCTTCATCCTTGTGACGTTCGTTTTCTTCTAG
- a CDS encoding glycosyltransferase family 9 protein produces the protein MRRIAVWNTAFLGDAVLTLPLISTLKAAYPDAAIDFWVRKGFEGLFASQPELAGVYGYDKNGAQGGPGGTFALGRHMAAQGYSLFVSAHTSVRSGLMARWSSAKTRIGYDRPFLNRYFYTHTVPRCFDSMEEIERLLQLVKPLGISELHTWPRLVLPQDARQKAEGYFASHVKGPVVGLHPGSVWGTKRWPAASYAQVASHAVAAGAQVMIFAGPGEEAMAQDVISRIDTGGRRHAVLDLSGSLSLPELAAFLGRLDCYVTNDSGPMHLAWVQHTPVTAIFGPTVRRLGFFPRGSRSTVLEADVSCRPCGLHGPQECPQGHHRCMAEVTPGMVWADVERKLFRT, from the coding sequence ATGCGACGCATAGCCGTCTGGAACACCGCTTTTCTCGGCGATGCCGTGCTGACGCTGCCGCTTATCAGCACGCTGAAGGCTGCCTATCCTGATGCCGCCATTGATTTCTGGGTGCGCAAGGGGTTTGAGGGGCTGTTCGCATCCCAGCCGGAGCTGGCGGGGGTGTACGGGTATGACAAGAACGGAGCACAGGGCGGTCCGGGCGGAACTTTCGCTCTGGGCAGGCATATGGCGGCACAGGGGTATTCGCTTTTTGTATCGGCCCATACCAGTGTCCGCAGCGGCCTGATGGCCCGCTGGTCAAGCGCCAAGACGCGTATCGGGTATGACAGACCTTTTCTGAACAGATATTTTTATACGCATACCGTTCCGCGCTGCTTCGACTCCATGGAAGAAATCGAACGCTTGCTGCAACTGGTAAAGCCACTGGGAATCAGCGAACTGCACACATGGCCCCGGCTGGTGCTGCCGCAGGATGCCCGCCAGAAAGCCGAAGGATATTTTGCCAGCCATGTGAAAGGTCCGGTTGTGGGGCTGCATCCCGGTTCGGTATGGGGAACAAAACGATGGCCTGCCGCCTCGTATGCGCAGGTTGCTTCGCACGCAGTTGCCGCGGGGGCGCAGGTGATGATTTTTGCCGGTCCCGGAGAAGAAGCCATGGCGCAGGATGTGATCAGCCGCATTGATACCGGGGGCAGACGCCATGCTGTGCTTGATCTTTCGGGCAGTCTTTCGCTTCCCGAGCTTGCGGCCTTTCTGGGACGTCTGGACTGTTATGTGACCAATGATTCAGGCCCCATGCATCTTGCATGGGTGCAGCATACTCCGGTGACGGCCATTTTCGGCCCTACCGTCCGGCGTCTGGGTTTTTTCCCCCGCGGCAGCCGGTCCACGGTGCTGGAGGCCGATGTCTCCTGTCGTCCGTGCGGCCTGCATGGCCCGCAGGAATGCCCGCAGGGGCACCACCGCTGTATGGCTGAGGTGACTCCCGGCATGGTCTGGGCGGATGTGGAGCGCAAGCTTTTCCGCACATGA